The Pirellulimonas nuda genome includes a region encoding these proteins:
- a CDS encoding TolC family protein, which translates to MALAGPWVTGCRRGCYPTCYPAYRGAVLGPLDLTGRFLIRPKASEPSTEKQGKDAGAEGASGENQLVSYQVPLDAEPIPAPAKPPAVAPLRLPPELPGADAPPLRLPKPGPAGGDASTLYEPLPRVDPTPLPVAAGDGRSTLTDLQALAMANSPVLSVAAARVEQSRGEAIQAGARPNPRGGYQSDTVGTASSAGYHGIYLSKTFVTWGKLDLAQSAAEVEWVNDRLRLERARFEVASSIRREYFRTLVAREKVRLNRSLAGFMEQIYQTQIQLVTGGEAAAYEPMQLRVLVIQARAAVVRAEQEEVAALRALSAAVGLPATRLPALEGGPDMPAPFVDYDRALAILLAGHTDLTIAQNDVSAAGWRLNLARVKPRPDLDTAVVVQYDDTTNPGAATYNLQVGGEIPVLNRNRGGIIAAQAEVVRAQQGVDQTRNQLIRSLADAYGRYAAARQLAETFQPEALRDQVRTYRGIYERYRNETEGIAFNDVVVAQQTLAVLLTQYLDLLGDQWQSLVDIAELLQVDDIYLLGELCPATPIPDLGLSFERPGRDSEGTPALAFPDSMPRTRLANPAAE; encoded by the coding sequence CGGAGGGCGCGTCTGGCGAGAATCAGCTCGTTAGCTACCAAGTGCCGCTCGACGCGGAGCCCATCCCGGCCCCCGCGAAGCCGCCAGCGGTTGCGCCGCTCCGGCTGCCGCCAGAACTTCCGGGCGCCGACGCCCCGCCTTTACGGCTGCCGAAGCCGGGCCCCGCAGGGGGCGACGCGTCGACACTGTACGAGCCGCTGCCGCGGGTCGACCCAACGCCGCTGCCGGTCGCTGCGGGAGACGGCCGGTCGACGCTGACAGACCTGCAAGCGTTGGCGATGGCCAACAGCCCCGTCTTGAGCGTCGCCGCTGCCCGCGTTGAGCAATCCCGCGGGGAAGCGATCCAGGCCGGCGCGCGGCCGAACCCAAGGGGGGGGTACCAGAGCGATACGGTCGGCACGGCGAGTTCCGCCGGCTATCACGGCATCTATCTGTCGAAGACCTTCGTTACTTGGGGGAAGCTCGACCTGGCGCAGTCCGCGGCGGAGGTAGAGTGGGTGAACGACCGGCTGCGGCTGGAACGCGCCCGCTTCGAGGTCGCCTCCAGCATCCGGCGCGAGTACTTCCGTACGTTGGTGGCGCGGGAGAAGGTGCGCCTCAACCGATCGCTGGCGGGGTTTATGGAGCAGATCTACCAGACCCAGATCCAGCTTGTCACGGGGGGGGAGGCGGCCGCTTACGAGCCGATGCAGCTACGTGTGCTGGTGATCCAGGCGCGGGCCGCCGTGGTGCGGGCCGAGCAAGAAGAGGTCGCCGCCTTGCGTGCGCTCTCGGCCGCGGTGGGGCTGCCGGCGACCCGGCTTCCGGCGCTCGAAGGGGGGCCCGACATGCCGGCGCCGTTTGTGGACTACGACCGGGCTCTCGCGATCCTCTTGGCGGGCCACACCGACCTGACGATCGCCCAAAACGACGTCTCGGCCGCCGGGTGGAGGTTGAACCTGGCGCGGGTCAAACCGAGGCCCGACCTCGATACGGCGGTCGTCGTGCAGTACGACGACACCACCAATCCAGGGGCCGCTACCTACAACCTGCAGGTCGGCGGCGAGATCCCGGTGCTCAACCGCAACCGTGGCGGCATTATCGCGGCTCAGGCGGAGGTCGTCCGGGCCCAGCAAGGGGTCGACCAGACTCGGAACCAGTTGATCCGCTCCCTGGCCGACGCCTACGGTCGTTACGCCGCGGCAAGGCAGCTTGCGGAGACGTTCCAACCCGAGGCCTTGCGCGATCAGGTCCGCACCTACCGCGGCATCTACGAGCGTTACCGGAATGAGACCGAGGGGATCGCCTTCAACGATGTCGTGGTGGCCCAGCAGACGCTAGCAGTGCTGCTGACGCAGTACCTCGACCTCTTGGGCGATCAGTGGCAGTCGCTTGTCGATATCGCCGAGCTTCTGCAGGTCGACGACATTTACCTGCTGGGCGAACTCTGCCCCGCGACCCCGATCCCTGACCTTGGGTTGTCGTTCGAGCGGCCAGGACGCGACTCTGAGGGGACGCCGGCGCTCGCTTTCCCGGATTCCATGCCGCGCACGCGGTTGGCGAATCCTGCGGCCGAGTAG
- the nadC gene encoding carboxylating nicotinate-nucleotide diphosphorylase, whose protein sequence is MSADFSPIRWDATLEADCRKLIRLALDEDLAGERDWTTWAIVGDDRSATADIVARAPGIVAGLQAPPLVFAEFGAKVEWDSTLQDGAAIEPGQKVATMAGNAGDLLTTERTVLNFLGRLCGIATLTARFVAAAGSARARVYDTRKTTPGWRRLEKYAARCGGGHNHRAGLYDAVLIKDNHLALSSQQGLKPADAVLRARQRLCERSSGGQGMVVEVEVDTLDQLREVLPAGPDIVLLDNMGADQLRQAIAVRDAVAPEVVLEASGGISLSSVAEIAATGVDRLSVGALTHSAVSLDLGLDWRY, encoded by the coding sequence ATGTCCGCCGATTTTTCTCCCATCCGATGGGACGCGACGCTCGAAGCCGACTGCCGCAAGCTGATCCGGCTTGCCTTGGACGAGGACCTGGCCGGGGAGCGGGATTGGACCACGTGGGCGATCGTCGGAGACGATCGCAGCGCGACTGCGGATATTGTCGCTCGCGCACCCGGCATCGTTGCGGGCCTGCAGGCGCCGCCGCTCGTGTTTGCGGAGTTCGGCGCCAAGGTTGAGTGGGACAGCACCCTGCAAGACGGGGCCGCGATCGAGCCGGGCCAGAAGGTCGCCACGATGGCCGGAAACGCCGGCGATTTGTTGACGACCGAGCGGACGGTGCTCAATTTCCTCGGGCGGCTCTGCGGGATCGCGACGCTCACCGCGCGGTTTGTCGCCGCGGCGGGCAGCGCCCGTGCCCGGGTCTACGATACCCGGAAGACGACGCCCGGCTGGCGACGGCTTGAGAAGTACGCCGCCCGCTGCGGGGGAGGCCACAACCACCGCGCCGGCCTGTACGACGCCGTGCTCATCAAAGACAACCACTTGGCGTTGTCGTCACAGCAAGGTTTGAAGCCCGCGGACGCCGTGCTGCGGGCTCGACAGCGGCTTTGCGAGCGGTCGTCGGGGGGGCAGGGCATGGTCGTCGAAGTCGAGGTCGACACGCTCGACCAGCTCCGCGAGGTCCTCCCGGCGGGCCCCGACATCGTGCTGCTCGACAACATGGGCGCCGACCAGCTCCGGCAGGCGATCGCGGTACGAGACGCCGTTGCGCCGGAGGTAGTGCTGGAAGCGTCGGGGGGGATTTCCCTGTCGAGTGTCGCCGAGATCGCTGCGACGGGGGTCGACCGATTGAGCGTCGGAGCCCTTACGCACAGCGCCGTGAGCCTCGATCTGGGCCTCGATTGGCGGTACTAG
- a CDS encoding Lpg1974 family pore-forming outer membrane protein: MKRKICAKTAYVACLAVSLCTAGVVSAQNAGGNSADNTIDLLGMAEVGSGVELASYDSPGIGTLGIGKGCSPKFYVGAEYLQVRANFSENITYVERDLSNLPNGQFTFNQFDFNYGSSYRMYGGYRLCDCGCDLQFTYSNFSSDASFTSPAATTDISYVAPLEVVATLPGQTVSGSSSMQLLSYDLGVSKTIPLGSPLGCCDSGCGDACCGDVCCGDACGGCGCFCPAWDIVWTGALRWADLDVTRNFASQGGTPTPLGQRTGNSLLEFEGGGFRTGMLGRRYLGKNGMASLFLKGDMSLLLGDLTITSASIDRTTGVNNVSRQSISCTHVIPVTEIEAGGTVSITKYINVSAGYFLAAWHDLGIREEYNFGLQNQYDDANILGLDGWFLRAEASF, translated from the coding sequence ATGAAGCGCAAAATATGCGCCAAGACGGCCTACGTGGCCTGTTTGGCTGTGAGCCTGTGCACCGCGGGGGTCGTGTCGGCCCAGAACGCCGGCGGAAACTCGGCTGACAACACGATCGACCTGCTGGGGATGGCCGAGGTGGGCTCCGGCGTGGAGCTGGCCAGCTACGACTCGCCCGGGATCGGCACGCTCGGGATCGGCAAGGGATGCTCGCCCAAGTTCTACGTGGGCGCCGAGTACCTTCAGGTCCGCGCCAACTTTAGTGAGAACATCACGTACGTTGAACGCGACCTCTCGAACCTCCCGAACGGCCAGTTCACGTTCAACCAGTTCGACTTCAATTACGGAAGCTCGTACCGCATGTACGGCGGCTACCGGCTTTGTGATTGCGGCTGCGACCTGCAGTTCACGTACTCGAACTTCAGCTCCGACGCCAGCTTCACCAGCCCCGCCGCCACGACGGACATCAGCTACGTGGCGCCGCTGGAAGTGGTTGCGACCCTCCCGGGTCAGACGGTCTCCGGGTCGTCCAGCATGCAGCTGCTCAGCTACGACCTAGGCGTCTCGAAGACGATCCCGCTCGGCTCGCCGCTGGGCTGCTGCGACTCGGGCTGCGGCGACGCGTGCTGTGGCGACGTCTGCTGCGGCGACGCGTGCGGCGGCTGCGGTTGCTTCTGCCCCGCCTGGGACATCGTGTGGACCGGCGCCCTACGCTGGGCCGACCTCGACGTCACCCGCAACTTCGCCTCGCAGGGTGGAACGCCGACTCCCCTCGGGCAGCGTACTGGGAACAGCCTGCTCGAGTTTGAAGGCGGCGGCTTCCGCACCGGCATGCTGGGGCGTCGCTACCTGGGCAAGAACGGCATGGCGAGCCTGTTCCTGAAGGGCGACATGTCTCTGCTGCTGGGCGATTTGACCATCACCAGCGCAAGCATCGACAGAACGACCGGCGTCAACAACGTCAGCCGGCAGTCGATTAGCTGCACCCACGTGATCCCGGTCACCGAGATCGAAGCGGGCGGCACCGTGTCGATCACCAAGTACATCAACGTCAGTGCCGGCTACTTCTTGGCCGCTTGGCACGACCTGGGGATCCGCGAAGAGTACAACTTCGGACTCCAGAACCAGTACGACGACGCCAACATCTTGGGCCTCGACGGCTGGTTCCTGCGGGCCGAGGCCTCGTTCTAA
- the rpsU gene encoding 30S ribosomal protein S21 — protein sequence MVKLTLRDKESAQEAVRRFRKLVERSGIKKEMRVREFYEKPSETKRRARLRAERRAYRDRKLAGA from the coding sequence GTGGTAAAGCTGACGCTACGAGATAAAGAATCGGCCCAAGAAGCCGTCCGACGGTTCCGCAAGCTCGTCGAGCGGAGCGGCATCAAGAAAGAGATGCGCGTGCGGGAGTTCTACGAGAAGCCCAGCGAAACCAAGCGTCGCGCCCGCCTCCGTGCGGAGCGCCGGGCCTACCGCGACCGCAAGCTCGCGGGCGCGTAG
- the ispF gene encoding 2-C-methyl-D-erythritol 2,4-cyclodiphosphate synthase: MDVPLRIGLGEDSHRLEPGGPLRIGGIAVPHDMQAVGHSDADVLLHAVTDALLGAAGLADIGQLFPNSDPANRGRDSAEMLKLAYERVRNDGLTLVNLDCVVSAQRPRLADFKEAIRHRIAGVLRVNPHQIGLKAKTGEGVGPVGREEAIEARCVALLSRDPPRIADHN; the protein is encoded by the coding sequence GTGGACGTACCGCTGCGGATCGGTCTGGGAGAGGACTCGCATCGGCTTGAGCCGGGGGGACCGCTGCGGATCGGGGGCATTGCGGTGCCGCACGACATGCAGGCGGTGGGCCACAGCGACGCAGACGTGCTGCTGCACGCGGTCACCGACGCCCTGCTGGGGGCCGCCGGACTGGCCGATATCGGGCAGCTTTTCCCGAATTCGGACCCCGCCAACCGGGGCCGCGACTCCGCCGAGATGCTAAAGTTGGCCTACGAGCGGGTCCGGAACGACGGCCTGACGCTGGTCAACCTAGACTGCGTTGTTTCCGCCCAACGACCGAGGCTGGCGGACTTTAAAGAAGCCATCCGCCACCGGATCGCGGGCGTTTTGCGGGTAAACCCCCATCAGATTGGCCTCAAGGCCAAGACGGGCGAAGGGGTGGGCCCCGTGGGCCGCGAGGAGGCCATCGAGGCCCGCTGCGTGGCCCTGCTGAGCCGGGATCCGCCGCGGATTGCCGATCACAACTAG
- the metK gene encoding methionine adenosyltransferase, which yields MASGQHLFTSESVSMGHPDKVSDQISDALVDAIYAEELKSGGDVSQVRCAIETMCTTGQVVVAGEVRTSAYVDVLEIVRDTIRKIGYHHHDIGFSYDSCGVLNAIHSQSADIARGVDHARDDGSQADAGEEGAGDQGLMFGFACRETEDLMPLPIWLSHRIMEKQAELRASGEIPWLRPDAKSQVTVQYDEDNKPVCVQTIVLSTQHGEEAIDAKTQVMSEDAKQELIDKVIKPCIPEEYIRGAIKYHVNPTGRFVIGGPHGDTGLTGRKIIVDTYGGRGRHGGGAFSGKDPTKVDRSAAYMARYVAKNIVAAGLADEVEVQLAYAIGIAKPVSVFIDTNGTNQIDEAEISKLVAEHFPLTPGRIIKHLDLLRPIFLPTARHGHFGRKPGEECAGSFTWEKTDVAAKLAKSAGVAAAT from the coding sequence GTGGCATCCGGTCAGCATTTGTTCACCAGCGAATCGGTCAGCATGGGGCATCCGGACAAAGTGTCCGACCAGATCTCCGACGCCCTCGTAGACGCCATCTACGCCGAAGAGCTCAAGTCCGGCGGAGACGTCTCTCAGGTCCGCTGCGCCATCGAGACGATGTGCACCACGGGCCAGGTCGTCGTGGCCGGCGAGGTTCGGACCAGCGCCTATGTCGACGTGCTCGAGATTGTGCGCGACACGATCCGCAAGATCGGCTACCACCACCACGACATCGGCTTCAGCTACGACAGCTGCGGCGTGCTGAACGCCATCCACTCGCAGAGCGCCGATATCGCCCGCGGCGTTGACCACGCCCGCGACGACGGCAGCCAAGCGGACGCCGGCGAAGAGGGCGCAGGCGACCAGGGGCTGATGTTCGGGTTCGCTTGCCGTGAAACCGAAGACCTAATGCCGCTGCCGATCTGGTTGAGCCACCGGATCATGGAGAAGCAGGCAGAACTACGCGCCTCGGGAGAGATCCCGTGGCTCCGCCCCGACGCGAAGAGCCAGGTCACGGTTCAGTACGACGAAGACAACAAGCCGGTCTGCGTGCAGACCATCGTGCTGAGCACCCAGCACGGCGAAGAGGCGATCGACGCGAAGACCCAGGTGATGAGCGAAGACGCCAAGCAAGAATTGATCGACAAGGTCATCAAGCCCTGCATCCCCGAAGAGTACATCCGGGGCGCGATCAAGTACCACGTGAACCCCACCGGTCGGTTCGTGATCGGAGGTCCCCATGGCGACACGGGGCTCACCGGCCGCAAGATCATCGTTGACACCTACGGGGGACGGGGCCGGCACGGCGGCGGCGCCTTCAGCGGAAAGGACCCCACCAAGGTCGACCGCTCCGCCGCCTACATGGCCCGCTACGTGGCGAAGAACATCGTCGCCGCCGGTCTGGCCGACGAGGTCGAGGTGCAGCTCGCCTACGCGATCGGCATCGCCAAGCCGGTGAGCGTGTTCATCGACACCAACGGCACCAACCAGATCGACGAGGCAGAGATCAGCAAGCTGGTGGCCGAGCACTTCCCGCTCACCCCGGGGCGGATCATCAAGCACCTCGATCTGTTGCGTCCCATCTTCTTGCCCACCGCGCGTCACGGGCACTTCGGCCGTAAGCCGGGTGAAGAGTGCGCCGGGAGCTTCACGTGGGAGAAGACGGACGTGGCCGCCAAGCTGGCAAAGTCCGCAGGCGTGGCCGCCGCGACCTAG
- a CDS encoding UTP--glucose-1-phosphate uridylyltransferase, producing MQINPALADLLQRRGQQHVLRFWEELDEAGQKRLSEQLEGADLDLIASLFQGNLEQPDWSELARSAAPPPAMRLVDRAQGRGGGLGVTPAAAVERGAAAFAAGEVGVLLVAGGQGSRLGFDHPKGMYPIGPVSKHSLLQVHLEKVRALASKYGANAPVYIMTSPITHDEQAAFIAQHDRFGLAEDDVFFFCQGTMPAVDAKTGGLLMADKDSLFLSPDGHGGCVAALAGSGAIDHMRRRGVKHLFYLQVDNPLVPIGDAELVGYHLLAESELTSMAIAKQDPQDKLGNFGMIDGRMNVIEYSDMPDDVAELREPDGGLRFWAGSIAVHVFGVAFLERMLGERDALPFHVANKKVPYLDEAGSLVTPDEPNALKYERFIFDLLPKAKNPIVVEYAEEEVFAPLKNAPGAPKDTEAYVQRLMLAQHRRWLEAAGVHVADGVDVEISPLYGLDAQGVASRLAPKTTFSHTTFLQPDA from the coding sequence ATGCAGATCAACCCAGCCCTGGCCGATCTCCTGCAGCGGCGCGGACAGCAGCACGTGCTGCGTTTCTGGGAGGAGCTAGACGAAGCGGGACAGAAGCGGCTTTCTGAGCAGCTCGAGGGAGCGGACCTCGACCTGATTGCTTCCCTGTTCCAGGGGAACCTAGAGCAGCCGGACTGGAGCGAGCTGGCCAGGAGCGCGGCGCCCCCCCCCGCGATGCGGCTGGTCGATCGGGCGCAAGGCAGGGGAGGGGGGCTGGGCGTCACGCCCGCGGCCGCCGTCGAACGTGGGGCAGCGGCCTTCGCGGCGGGGGAGGTAGGCGTCCTGTTGGTGGCCGGAGGGCAGGGGAGCCGGCTCGGGTTCGACCACCCCAAAGGGATGTACCCCATCGGGCCGGTCTCGAAGCACTCGCTGCTGCAAGTGCATCTGGAGAAGGTGAGGGCGCTCGCCAGCAAGTACGGGGCGAACGCGCCGGTCTACATCATGACCAGCCCGATCACCCACGACGAGCAAGCCGCGTTCATCGCCCAGCACGACCGCTTCGGCCTGGCCGAGGACGATGTGTTCTTCTTCTGCCAAGGGACCATGCCGGCGGTCGACGCCAAGACGGGCGGCTTGCTCATGGCGGACAAGGACAGCCTGTTCCTCAGCCCGGACGGGCACGGCGGCTGCGTGGCGGCGCTCGCCGGGAGCGGCGCCATCGACCACATGCGGCGCAGGGGGGTGAAGCACCTGTTCTACCTGCAGGTCGACAACCCGCTGGTCCCGATCGGCGACGCCGAGCTGGTGGGCTACCACCTACTCGCGGAGTCGGAGCTTACGTCGATGGCCATCGCCAAGCAGGACCCCCAGGACAAGCTGGGCAACTTCGGCATGATCGACGGCCGGATGAACGTGATCGAGTACAGCGACATGCCGGACGACGTGGCCGAGCTGCGAGAGCCCGACGGCGGGCTGCGGTTCTGGGCCGGCAGCATCGCGGTGCACGTCTTCGGCGTCGCGTTCCTCGAGCGGATGCTCGGCGAGCGCGACGCGTTGCCGTTTCACGTGGCCAACAAGAAGGTTCCGTACTTAGACGAAGCAGGGAGCCTGGTCACTCCGGACGAGCCCAACGCGCTGAAGTACGAACGCTTCATCTTCGACCTGCTTCCAAAAGCCAAGAACCCGATCGTGGTGGAGTACGCCGAGGAGGAGGTGTTCGCGCCGCTGAAGAACGCCCCCGGGGCCCCCAAGGACACCGAGGCGTACGTCCAACGGCTCATGCTGGCGCAGCACCGCCGCTGGCTCGAAGCAGCCGGGGTGCACGTGGCCGACGGCGTCGATGTAGAGATCAGCCCGCTGTACGGGCTCGACGCACAGGGCGTCGCGTCCCGCCTGGCGCCCAAGACCACTTTTTCCCACACGACCTTCTTGCAGCCCGATGCTTGA
- the cyaB gene encoding class IV adenylate cyclase codes for MLEVEVKYRLTDTGALVERLLTLGAQAKSPMAQSDLYFSHPARDFAQTDEALRVRSVGGESVATYKGAKIDTHTKTRREIETHLTDAPAFVQMLEALGFARVATVTKCRQPFLLAREGRTLEVSIDDVEGLGHFVEIEAMAQPADLQEARRCVTAAAESLGLEHGERRGYLEMLLQAQQPPTVG; via the coding sequence ATGCTTGAAGTCGAAGTCAAATACCGACTGACCGACACCGGGGCCCTGGTTGAGAGGCTGTTGACTCTCGGCGCCCAGGCCAAGAGCCCCATGGCGCAGAGCGATCTCTACTTCTCGCACCCCGCGCGAGATTTTGCCCAAACGGACGAGGCGTTGCGGGTCCGCTCCGTGGGGGGAGAGTCGGTAGCGACGTACAAGGGCGCCAAGATCGACACGCACACGAAGACGCGCCGCGAGATCGAGACGCACCTGACCGACGCCCCGGCGTTCGTCCAGATGCTCGAGGCGCTCGGGTTCGCACGCGTCGCCACCGTCACCAAGTGCCGCCAGCCCTTCCTGCTCGCCCGCGAGGGGCGGACGCTCGAAGTGTCCATCGACGACGTCGAAGGCCTCGGCCACTTTGTCGAGATCGAGGCGATGGCCCAGCCGGCCGACTTGCAGGAGGCCCGCCGTTGCGTGACCGCCGCCGCGGAGAGCCTCGGCCTCGAGCATGGGGAGCGTCGCGGCTATTTGGAGATGTTGCTTCAAGCCCAGCAGCCGCCTACCGTGGGGTAA
- a CDS encoding MFS transporter: MPQLAEPAAAAPRAAPLEGRVATNAAYNFWWLVAHHVLLRVGWIFKTESIVIPAFLSFIGGGPALLGWLPMLQRFGLSVPPLLYARQLTVMSKKKWSVVRTTAGMAAPFALLAAVWLSGVWQGADGVRGWVPYAFLAVYAVFFVVTGMNQLGEHSLSAKLVPIDLRGRLFAAGVMIGSPIAIAGALWALGDWLENPDVGFGWIFLTVATVFALAAVAAAMLREAPLRIVEHPTGVLKKFHAAAESIGASPDRKRLALLALLCSANFMLFPHYQAMGRDKFGLAFTSLAHWVALQNASTALFGIIAGPLADRLGNRAALRFAVFGLMLGPMLAVVLSMLPVEYGKDWFWVVFTALGFTPVTVRFLINYALEVATGADEARYVSAIGMCQALPVMIGSPIVGVLVGVVGVTPVMFVGWLVLLAAGLQTFRMGEPRHAAHLEAPPTVLVQ; encoded by the coding sequence ATGCCCCAGTTGGCCGAACCCGCTGCCGCCGCGCCCCGGGCGGCGCCCCTCGAAGGGCGTGTGGCGACCAACGCGGCCTACAACTTCTGGTGGCTCGTGGCCCACCACGTGCTGCTGCGCGTCGGGTGGATTTTTAAGACCGAGAGCATCGTCATCCCCGCGTTCCTCAGCTTCATCGGCGGGGGACCGGCGCTGCTGGGATGGCTCCCTATGCTGCAGCGGTTCGGGCTGAGTGTCCCGCCGCTGCTGTACGCCCGCCAACTGACGGTGATGTCTAAGAAGAAGTGGTCGGTAGTGCGGACCACGGCCGGCATGGCCGCGCCGTTCGCCCTGCTGGCCGCGGTCTGGCTGTCGGGGGTTTGGCAGGGCGCCGACGGCGTCCGCGGTTGGGTGCCGTACGCGTTCCTGGCGGTCTACGCGGTCTTCTTTGTCGTGACCGGCATGAACCAGCTCGGGGAGCACTCGTTGAGCGCCAAGCTGGTGCCGATCGACCTCCGCGGGCGGTTGTTCGCGGCGGGGGTGATGATCGGTTCGCCGATCGCGATCGCCGGCGCGCTGTGGGCCCTGGGGGACTGGCTCGAAAACCCCGACGTCGGGTTCGGCTGGATCTTCTTAACGGTGGCCACCGTGTTCGCACTCGCGGCCGTGGCCGCCGCGATGCTCCGCGAGGCGCCGTTGCGGATCGTCGAGCACCCGACCGGCGTTTTGAAGAAGTTCCATGCGGCCGCCGAGTCGATCGGCGCCTCGCCCGATCGTAAACGGCTCGCGTTGCTGGCGCTGCTGTGCAGCGCCAATTTCATGCTCTTCCCGCACTACCAAGCGATGGGCCGAGACAAGTTTGGGCTGGCGTTTACTTCGCTGGCCCACTGGGTGGCGTTGCAGAACGCGTCGACGGCGCTGTTTGGCATCATCGCCGGGCCTCTGGCCGACCGCCTGGGCAACCGCGCCGCGCTGCGGTTCGCGGTCTTCGGGCTGATGCTCGGGCCGATGCTAGCAGTTGTCCTTTCGATGCTGCCGGTGGAGTACGGGAAGGACTGGTTCTGGGTGGTCTTTACCGCTTTGGGCTTCACGCCCGTGACGGTTCGCTTCCTCATCAACTACGCGCTCGAAGTGGCGACCGGGGCCGACGAAGCCCGCTACGTCAGCGCCATCGGCATGTGCCAGGCGCTGCCGGTGATGATCGGGTCGCCGATCGTGGGGGTGCTGGTGGGGGTGGTCGGCGTGACGCCGGTGATGTTTGTGGGGTGGCTCGTGCTGCTGGCGGCGGGGCTGCAAACGTTCCGGATGGGCGAGCCCCGGCACGCCGCGCACCTAGAAGCCCCCCCCACGGTGCTAGTCCAGTAG
- the lpxB gene encoding lipid-A-disaccharide synthase has protein sequence MTIFFSVGEPSGDLHGANLIRSIRSRRPDARFVGYAGPRMAAAGCELHADLTKLAVMWFFHAILNLHKFFALKWRAERYFRETPPDAVVLIDYPGFNWHIARVAKKNGIPVYYYGAPQLWAWAGWRIKKMRRDVDHVLCKLPFEEAWYRERGCNATYIGHPYFDELRGQRLDGAFVAARAQQEPPLVTILPGSRSQELDWNLTGLLDAAREVARRRPDTRFAIAAFREDHAQRARELALKNQLSIEVHSGKTAELIAAAACCMAVSGSVSLELLFHAKPAVILYRISRVGFFVQRQLRRVRYITLVNLLTAKELFPKEVGVYDPANPEDAHVLMPEYLTCEDRSPQIAEHVVGWLDDQASRAALTARLEALRDAVAAGGASDTGAEYLLRTLGAPATAAAA, from the coding sequence ATGACCATCTTCTTTTCCGTTGGCGAGCCGAGCGGCGACCTCCATGGCGCCAACCTGATCCGTTCGATCCGCAGCCGCCGTCCCGACGCCAGGTTTGTGGGCTATGCCGGCCCGCGGATGGCGGCGGCCGGGTGTGAGCTGCACGCGGACCTCACCAAACTCGCGGTGATGTGGTTCTTCCACGCGATCCTCAACCTGCACAAGTTCTTCGCCCTCAAGTGGCGTGCGGAGCGATACTTCCGCGAAACGCCCCCGGACGCGGTGGTGCTGATCGACTACCCCGGTTTCAACTGGCACATCGCCCGTGTCGCCAAGAAAAACGGCATTCCCGTCTACTACTACGGCGCTCCCCAGCTCTGGGCCTGGGCCGGTTGGCGGATCAAGAAGATGCGTCGCGACGTCGATCACGTGCTCTGCAAGCTCCCGTTCGAAGAGGCGTGGTACCGCGAGCGCGGCTGCAACGCCACCTACATCGGGCACCCCTACTTCGACGAGCTCCGTGGCCAGCGGCTCGACGGCGCGTTCGTGGCCGCTAGGGCGCAGCAGGAGCCGCCGCTGGTGACGATCCTTCCCGGCTCGCGCAGCCAGGAGCTGGATTGGAACCTTACCGGGCTGCTCGACGCGGCGCGCGAGGTCGCAAGGCGCCGCCCCGACACCCGCTTCGCCATCGCCGCCTTCCGCGAAGACCACGCCCAGCGGGCCCGCGAGCTGGCGTTGAAGAACCAACTGTCCATCGAAGTCCATTCCGGCAAGACCGCCGAACTGATCGCCGCGGCTGCGTGCTGCATGGCCGTCTCGGGTTCGGTTTCGCTGGAGCTGCTCTTCCACGCCAAGCCCGCGGTGATCCTCTATCGCATCTCGCGGGTGGGCTTCTTCGTCCAGCGGCAGCTCCGGCGGGTGAGGTACATCACCCTGGTCAACCTGCTCACCGCGAAGGAACTGTTTCCCAAAGAAGTGGGGGTCTACGACCCAGCGAATCCGGAGGACGCGCACGTGCTGATGCCCGAGTACCTGACGTGCGAAGACCGCTCGCCGCAGATCGCCGAACACGTAGTCGGATGGCTTGACGACCAGGCCAGCCGCGCGGCCCTAACGGCGAGGCTCGAGGCGCTCCGCGACGCCGTGGCGGCGGGCGGAGCGTCGGACACGGGCGCCGAGTACCTGCTGCGTACGCTGGGCGCGCCGGCCACGGCGGCAGCGGCGTGA